The Elaeis guineensis isolate ETL-2024a chromosome 14, EG11, whole genome shotgun sequence genome has a segment encoding these proteins:
- the LOC140853728 gene encoding uncharacterized protein translates to MVEEGREAPHGVLLAVVVALVVAVPFLVGDGGEALSEAISELVSPAGLLFLPVTLIFVIRFLSSDRGTAFSDVFSLGSPDSIHRVGGSPIGVALVLLLLLFLLYNRFYLFGGGDDDDSGD, encoded by the coding sequence ATGGTGGAGGAAGGGAGAGAAGCGCCACATGGTGTGCTGTTAGCGGTGGTGGTGGCACTGGTGGTGGCGGTGCCTTTCCTCGTGGGAGACGGTGGCGAAGCGCTGTCGGAAGCTATCTCCGAGCTTGTGAGCCCTGCGGGGCTTCTCTTCCTCCCTGTTACGCTCATATTTGTGATCCGGTTCTTGTCGTCGGACCGCGGCACCGCCTTCTCCGACGTCTTCTCCTTGGGCTCCCCGGACTCCATCCACCGCGTCGGCGGGTCTCCCATCGGCGTCGCGCTCGTGttgctcctcctcctcttcctcctctacaACCGGTTCTACCTCTTCGGCGGCGGCGACGACGACGACTCCGGCGATTAG
- the LOC105057474 gene encoding chaperone protein dnaJ 49, which translates to MDGNKDEAVRCVKLAESALASGDKQRALKFIRIARRLDHNLVLDDLLAACEKLDSSNPTAREGKIALDQVRNDRDSSKASEVSNGDRNYTEEHVRVIREIRRNKDYYAILGVEKSCSVEEIRKAYKKLSLKVHPDKNKAPGAEEAFKSVCKAFKCLSVEESRRHYDQTGIVEDSDFNQQYSNMRRRRRRTSRNDFFDENFDPDEFFRSFFGSQGDVFRAQRVYRTREMGPMGRQQRERNGQGGGTNFIFLLQFLPILLFFLLAYFPFPDPQFSLQKSYSYQIPKVTKKHGVEYFVKLEDFDQKFPEGSPAREDLEHDVLRDYKSVLGRLCHVELHRRTWVRTYPTPHCDKLRSLGVS; encoded by the coding sequence ATGGATGGTAACAAGGATGAGGCTGTGAGATGTGTCAAACTGGCTGAATCGGCTCTAGCATCCGGTGATAAGCAGCGGGCGTTGAAATTTATCAGAATTGCTCGGAGGTTGGACCATAATCTGGTTCTTGATGATCTCTTGGCTGCTTGCGAGAAACTAGACAGCTCAAATCCCACTGCCCGTGAAGGGAAAATAGCCCTAGATCAAGTCCGCAATGATCGGGATTCCTCTAAGGCATCAGAGGTTTCAAATGGAGATCGAAATTACACTGAAGAGCATGTTAGAGTGATTAGAGAGATCAGGAGGAACAAGGATTATTATGCAATTCTTGGTGTAGAGAAGAGTTGCTCGGTCGAGGAAATTAGGAAAGCCTACAAGAAGCTGTCCCTTAAGGTTCATCCTGACAAGAACAAGGCCCCAGGAGCAGAGGAGGCGTTCAAGTCTGTTTGCAAAGCTTTCAAATGTTTGAGTGTTGAAGAATCGAGACGGCACTATGACCAAACAGGGATTGTTGAAGACTCTGATTTCAACCAGCAATACAGTAatatgaggaggaggaggagaaggactaGTAGAAATGACTTCTTTGATGAGAATTTTGATCCTGATGAATTCTTCAGGTCCTTCTTTGGCTCTCAGGGTGATGTATTTCGTGCCCAACGAGTTTATAGGACAAGAGAGATGGGACCAATGGGCAGGCAACAAAGGGAACGAAATGGTCAGGGAGGAGggactaatttcatatttttacttCAGTTCTTGcccattttgcttttcttcttgcTTGCGTACTTTCCTTTTCCAGACCCACAATTCTCGCTACAGAAGAGTTATTCCTATCAGATCCCAAAGGTTACAAAGAAACATGGAGTGGAGTATTTTGTCAAATTGGAAGATTTTGATCAGAAGTTCCCAGAAGGAAGTCCTGCCAGAGAAGATCTTGAACATGATGTTTTGAGGGACTATAAAAGTGTACTTGGGCGACTCTGTCATGTGGAGCTTCACAGGCGCACCTGGGTGAGAACTTATCCGACACCTCATTGTGATAAGCTACGGAGTCTTGGAGTGTCATGA
- the LOC140853849 gene encoding serine/arginine-rich splicing factor SR30-like isoform X4, with protein sequence MTTYSCCIWAMWCGQGLASMYAASCMHFKTPPSIIMNIFKYGPIVDIDLKIPPRPPGYAFVEFEDPRDAEDAIRGRDGYNFDGHRLRVELAHGGRGQSSSFDRHSSHSSGGRRGGVSRRSEYRVLVTGLPSSASWQDLKDHMRRAGDVCFSEVFRDGGGTTGIVDYTNYEDMKYAIKKLDDSEFRNAFSRSYIRVKEYDSKRSLSRSRSRSRSYSRSRSPSRSRSYSRSRSKSPKAKSSHRSLSRSRSRSVSSRSRSGSRGRPLSRSGLVRRSGDWILGS encoded by the exons ATGACCACATATAGTTGCTGCATATGGGCAATGTGGTGCGGTCAAGGGCTTGCATCCATGTATGCTGcctcatgcatgcattttaaaacacCGCCATCAATAATTATGAACATTTTCAAG TATGGGCCCATTGTCGATATTGATCTGAAGATCCCTCCAAGGCCTCCAGGTTATGCTTTTGTCGAG TTTGAAGATCCCCGTGATGCTGAAGATGCAATTCGTGGTCGCGATGGATATAATTTTGATGGTCACAGATTAAGA GTGGAACTTGCACATGGTGGACGAGGCCAGTCTTCATCATTTGACCGACATAGCAGTCATAGTAGTGGGGGACGCCGTGGTGGTGTCTCCAGGCGTTCAGAGTATCGTG TTCTTGTTACCGGTTTACCTTCATCTGCATCTTGGCAAGATCTAAAG GACCACATGCGCCGAGCTGGTGATGTTTGTTTCTCCGAAGTCTTCCGTGATGGCGGAG GTACTACAGGAATTGTGGATTATACAAACTATGAAGATATGAAATATGCG ATCAAGAAGCTTGATGACTCTGAGTTTCGGAATGCATTTTCTCGGTCATATATAAGG GTAAAGGAGTACGACTCTAAGAGAAGCTTATCTAGGAGTCGAAGCCGTAGCCGTTCCTACTCAAGAAGCCGGAGTCCCAGTCGCAGTAGAAGTTACAGCCGGAGCCGAAG CAAGTCTCCAAAGGCAAAATCATCACACCGTTCGTTGTCAAGGTCTAGATCAAGATCAGTATCTTCTCGATCACGCTCAGGATCAAGGGGACGCCCTTTGTCGAG